CCGGAGATCGCAACGCGCATCGCGTCCTACGAAATGGCGTATCGGCTCCAATCCTCGGCGCCGGAGCTGATGGACTTGAAAAGCGAAAGCAAGACCACGCTGGAAATGTATGGAGTGGATCCGGAGAAAGCTTCCTTCGCGCGAGCCTGCTTGCTGGCTCGGCGCATGATCGAGCGCGGCGTCCGCTTTGTGAACATTTACCATGAAGGCTGGGACGCGCACTCCGATGTGGCGGGGAATCTCAAAACCAATTGCGGCGCGACTGACCGCGCCAGCGCGGCGCTGATCCGCGATCTCAAACAACGCGGGCTGCTCGAGGAGACACTGGTGATTTGGGGCGGCGAATTTGGCCGCACGCCCATGGTGGAAACGAATGCGGCGTTGGGGCGCAAACAAGGACGCGATCACCATCCGCAAGCCTTCACGATGTGGATGGCGGGGGGCGGGATCAAATCGGGCGTCAGCCTGGGGGAGACGGATGAATTGGGTTTTCACGTGGCGCAAGACCCGGTTCACATCCACGATTTGCAGGCGACGATTCTGCACTTGCTCGGACTCGACCATGAGCGTCTGACTTACACGTATCAAGGCCGGCAGTTCCGGTTGACGGACGTGCACGGGCAACTCGTGAACCAGATCTTGGCCTGAGGATAACGCTTTCACAGGATGCACTTCAGATAAACCAGACGGTAGGGCGAGCCTGTCCTCAGCGAGCCGAGTCGGACGTGTTCCAAGCGCGTCGAGCGGCTCGCCGGGACGGACTCGCCCTGCCATCGACTGAATTCTGCAATGCGCTCAGTCGCGCTCGAGGGTGAAGAGACGAAGGGGAGCCTTGCGCAGCAATTCGACGTGGGTATCGACAAACACGGCGTTCGCGCGGCCTTTGGGACGTTTGGGACCCGCGACGCCGCGATCTGTGTCCGCGCTTTTCTCATTGCCGCCGCTGTGGCGGTAACAAACGTTTGCGGTTCCCTGGCCGTCAGCGTAGAGACACGCGTCCCACCCGTCCGTATCGGCGTAGAGCAACGTGCCCGGGACATCCTGGACGTGGCGGGAACCGATGTCTTTTCTTCCGCCGTTCACGTGGACGTTCTGGGCGTAGGCGAGGAATCCCCAGAATCCGCCTTCGCGCAGCGCGTTGCCGAGCCGTTCCTCCGGGCGGGCCTTCTGCAAACTGGAAGGACAAATAAAGACGCCTTGACCCGAAACATTCGTGTTTCTGCCGAGATATGGCTGGAGCTGGCGATACCAGATGGGAGGCGTTGAAAGCGCGAGCAATTCCGACGGCGGCCAGCCGATGGGATAAACCTGGTGGTCTTCGTCATACATCAATGCGGCAATGCCGAGCTGGCGCAGGTTGCTCTGGCATTTGGCGGACTTCCCCTTGTCCCGCGCACGCGCGAGGGTTGGAAGAAGCAAACTGGCCAGGATGGCGATGATCGCGATCACGACGAGCAGTTCGATCAAGGTGAAAGCGCGGCGGGCGGGTTTGGACGATGTCGGGTTCATAGAGGCGTTTGGCAAAAAACTCAGCCGGACTTGGACTCTCGCTTTGTCGTCAGACCGTAACCGAGGAGCGATCGGTTTGGCAACCGAGGAGTAACCATGACCCCGGAGTAGCGACGGTGGCGCGACGCTCCTGCGGAGCTTTTCTTCGATGGCATTGGCTCGGCAGGAGTCGCCCCACCGTCGTCACTGTAACTCAGGGGGTTTTCCCGATTCGCGGCTCGCCGTACTGTGCAGTCCGTGGGATAAGCTACAGCGCGTGGTTATTGGACGCCGCGTTCCCCCTCACCCTGGCCCCACCCTGGCCCTCTCCCTCAGGGAGAGGGAATCCTGCGCCCGGCGTATGGACCGATCCTCTACGCTCAGCTTGTCGGAGTGCGGCGAACGATTCTCCCTCTCCCCAGGGGAGAGGGTTGGGGTGAGGGGGAAGGAAGCATCGCCTATCCCGCGGTCTCCTCAGTAACTGCGCTACCAGAGCCCGAACGCGCCGCCTTCGTCCCACAACTGCGAACCGCGATAGGACAGCATGCGCGAGATGTCCTTCCACGCGACCGAACCATCGAGCTTTCCCACGTTGCCGCCTTTGGCGCCGACCTGCCTCGGCGTTTGCTCGTACGAATCGAGGTGTTGCTCGAAGTAGGATTCCTCCCGGACGACCGGCCCGCGCGCGGTGTGCGGCGCGAGGATGCGCGGGAAGCTGTAGCAATACACGTTCAAGTCGGCTAACAAAACCAGGGACGGATCGTCGGAGGTTTTCTGCGGTGAAATCCACGTGTTGGTGATGCTTCCGAGCGGCGGCCAGGGCGTATTCAGATGGCCCCCCATGTAGTGATAACCAATCGCGATGCCGTAATCCAGGTGCGTTCGCCAACCCTCTTGTCTCTCGAACGGCCTGGCCAGGTTCGGACAATCGAGCACGCGCAGCGGTTCGATATATCTCAGAATGTTCGTTTTGGTCGCGCTGGAAAGGATCGGCGTATGGGTGTCGTTTTTGTCGCGATTATCCGTGTCGCCGCGCGGCAAAAACTCCTGGTTGTCGCCGGCGTAAATGTGAGTCGCCAGGATGAACTGCCGGGCGTTGTTCAAGCAGCTTGCGCGGCGAGCGCGTTCCTTCGCCGCGCTCAACGCGGGCAAAAGCATGGCCGCCAGAATCGCGATGATCGCGATGACGACCAACAGTTCGATGAGCGTGAAGGCGGCGAAGGTAGGGCGGTGCTTGGCCCAGGCGCCATGCACACGGCCCACTAACCACGCCCGGCATGTAGTCCCGGCTTTAGGCGGTCCGGTGCGCTGGGGCCGCCTAAAGGCGGGACTACAAACCAACGCAGGTTCAGGGGAAGCTGCCTTGGTCTGGGAACCATGCACACGGCCCATGAACCGATCGCCGGTCGGGCGAGTTCGTCCCGGCGAGCCGCTCCACGTGCTTGGAATACGTGTGGATCGGCTCGTTGGGGACAGGCTCGCCCTACCCGGCGGTTCATGGGAAGGTCCCTTGGCCTCAGTGCCACGCACATGGCCCATGAACCGAAAACCGTGCGGACCGCAGCCTTCAGGCTGCTTCCGCGCGCTCTCCGAAGTCGAGCGTTGAAGCGGCCTAAAGGCCACGGTCCGGAGGAACGGTTCATGGGAAGCCTCCACAGCATTCATGATTCGATTCATCCCGCACCGCCGTTTCTCAGTTTGTCCTCGGCCAAAATAGCAGAATCGAGGCCATCGCCCAATGGGTTGCTGGCCGTATTTCACGGGCGCTCCTGTGCCTTAAAGTACCGCCTTGTTTGCGTCGGCTCGATGGGAACCTCGAAGCGCAATTGCCCATTCTCAACCGTAGGGCTGATTGTGAGCTTGGTCCAGTTGTTGGCGCCGGCGTTGATGCCGTCGATGGTCAGGACATCGATCTTCGCGGCGCGGCCTGGATCGAGCGGCGAGCCGTCTTCGCTGGCAATCGACATGCGGAACACGCCGTTTTGTCCGGAGAACGCGGGATTCAATTTGAGACGTGAAATCGACGGGGCTTTGCCCGCCGCGTCGATGCACGCTCCCTCCGTCGTGCTTCGGAAGTAGATGCGCCCGTTGCTGAGAGCGGGCACGTTCCACGTTTTTCCATCCAGCGCGCGGTAACGGCCCAGTTCGGTGTAGGAGTTGGGATTCGGGTCCACCAGCACGAGCCAGCCATTCGCGCTGGTGGCGAGAATCTTTCCGTCCGCGACCAGCACGCTGCCGTAACCAAAGCCACTGACCGACCATTTTTCCGTACCGGTCGCCAGTTCCACGCATTTGAGCGCGAGGTTATCCTGTCCGAACATGCCGTAAAGGTGGCCGTTGAAATGCACCGGCGTTGCCCAGTGATTCATCAGTTGGTTCGGCTTCGACCATAACGGGGTCGCGGAAAAAATGCTGCCGGAAGGCGTGACACTGACGGTCACGGCTCCGGCTCGTGCGGAAAAACCTGGATAAGCGCGCGAGGCATACACGCGATCGCCCGCGACCACGGGTGACGCCGCCACGGAAGTTCCATTGTACCGCAGCGCGTGACGCCAGAGCACACTGCCAGTCTCCGGCGCCACGGCGACCAATCCGGACTGCGCGAAGAAGATGGCCTGGCGCACGCCGTTAATGGTCGCAGCCACGGGGGTGGCTTGAGTCAGGCCATCGGATTGTCCTTTCCACGCGAGCGAACCGTCCTGTTTCCGGAAGGCCAGAAGATGTTCGTTCTGGCGGCCATTGCTGTTGACGAGCACGAGATCGCCCTCGATCAACGGAGAAGCTGCGTTCTGCCAGGGAATGAAAACGCTGCCGAATTCCCGCTCCAGATACTTGTCCCAAACAATTCTCCCGGTCGCTGCTTCAAGACAGGCCAGGTGCAAATACGAAGTCAGCACGTACACGCGATCGCCATCGACCGACGGCGTGGAACGCGGCCCGTCATCCGAACCCACGCCGCCGTTGGGATAATCCGCGACGTCCAGCGGCGTGGCCCAAAGTTCCCGGCCAGTGGCCGCATCGAGCGCGACGCAGAATTCTTGTTCCGCCCCTCCCGCGCGCCGGTTCACCAGGGTGAACGCCCGGCCGCCACCGATCGAAAAAGAACTCAGCCCGTGCCCCAGGGGAACTTTCCAAATTTCCCGCGGTGGTTCCTGCGCCCAGTTGGATCGGATCGGGTCCGTCGAAGTGCCGTCGTGGTTGGCGCCGCGATATTGCGGCCAGTCGGCAGCCCTGGAACTTGCACTGGCGAGGATGATCACGGCAATGAGCGGCCCAACGCGATTCTGCACAGCGACCCCGTCATAAAGTGAGAGCAACCCTCTCTTCCGCTTGTTCCCTGGAAATGAATTTTTCATAGAGGTTATTCTTGCGTTTCCGGCGCGCGCCCAAGGCCGCAAAATTACTGCTTGGACCGCAGGATGGACGACAAAGCTCGTAGCGCAGAGTTGCACTCTGCCGTATCGCAGAATTGTATTCTGCGGGGCGTCTCCCAGTCCGAGCCCGCTGGGACTTGCCGGCGCCCTGCCGATTGGAAATCGGCGATACCGCAGATTGAAAATCTGCGCTACGGTTCTCCGGTCGATCTGTCGTCAATCCCACGGTCTGCACAGTAAGCAGAGTCAGTGCCAGCGAATTCCGGTTGCAGGTGGGAGTTTGAATGAAGAACTTGGACAATTCACCCACCGCCCATCTGCGATGCGCTCTGCGTTGCAGCCGCCAAGCAAGAAGACAATGGCCAGTGGAACGAGGTTACGCTATAAGCGCCTTGATGATCACTCCGCTCGAACGCCGAGTTCGTACTCGACAGGCGACTTCATCGACAAGCCCGCGGCAACGTCGCGGAGTGGCTCAACTTTCCGGCGATTCGCCTCCATTGGCGTCCATCCGCGATTCATCAGCAAATTCCCTCGGCCTGCGCAATGATTTGGGGGCTTTCACTCTGATCGAACTGCTGGTCGTGATCGCCATCATCGCCATTCTGGCCGGAATGCTTTTGCCGGCTTTGTCGCAGGCCAAAGAGCGCGCCAAGCGGACCCTTTGCATCAACAACGTCAAGCAAGCCACCCTGGCGCTGACGATGTACGCCGACGACTTCAACGGCCAGTTTCCGCGGGATGGCGAATACGATCCACATTGGGTTGGGCATCCCTTTCGCGACATTCTCCACAAAGACTACGGCATGAAGCGCGACCAGTTTTATTGCCCTTCCAATCCCACCTGGAACCGAGATGATTTCTGGAAGGGCCTGTCCGCGAACTCCACCGTGATCGGCTATTTGTATCTGGCGGGCGAACCGCGCTACGACAGCGCATCGCTTTACGGTCCCGGCGTGACCAATCGTCCCGTCTTCCCGATGAAGAACACGGATCGCCCGCATTTCCCGCTGCTCTGGGCGGATATGAACCGGAAACTGGACAATTCCTGGATGCGTCCCGGAGATCCCAATCCGCTCGTTCGAGGCGTGAATCACTTCAATCTCTCCGGCAAAGCGCCGGCGGGATTGAATGAGGGATACATGGATGGCCACGTCGCCTGGGCGTCGGCCAAGAAATTCCTGCAAACTCACAAAATGGATTTTGGGGGGTTGAAGATTTATTTCTACGGGGAGACGGATCGTCCCAACTGAATCGATCGACATTCTCACTCGTACTCCTGGCCAAAGAGATTTGAAATTTCATTCAACCACGGATGAACACGGATTCACACGGATAAGAAGAAATCAAATCCGTGTTTATCTGTGTCCATCCGTGGTTAGAAATCCGAGAGACATTTTTCTCCGAGATTCTCAAAGTCAGAGCTGGCTGAGCCGCTTCCACCCCGAGATTTCGCCCCATGCCAATCGACGCCCATC
The sequence above is drawn from the Verrucomicrobiota bacterium genome and encodes:
- a CDS encoding type II secretion system protein encodes the protein MNPTSSKPARRAFTLIELLVVIAIIAILASLLLPTLARARDKGKSAKCQSNLRQLGIAALMYDEDHQVYPIGWPPSELLALSTPPIWYRQLQPYLGRNTNVSGQGVFICPSSLQKARPEERLGNALREGGFWGFLAYAQNVHVNGGRKDIGSRHVQDVPGTLLYADTDGWDACLYADGQGTANVCYRHSGGNEKSADTDRGVAGPKRPKGRANAVFVDTHVELLRKAPLRLFTLERD
- a CDS encoding DUF1559 domain-containing protein is translated as MGRVHGSQTKAASPEPALVCSPAFRRPQRTGPPKAGTTCRAWLVGRVHGAWAKHRPTFAAFTLIELLVVIAIIAILAAMLLPALSAAKERARRASCLNNARQFILATHIYAGDNQEFLPRGDTDNRDKNDTHTPILSSATKTNILRYIEPLRVLDCPNLARPFERQEGWRTHLDYGIAIGYHYMGGHLNTPWPPLGSITNTWISPQKTSDDPSLVLLADLNVYCYSFPRILAPHTARGPVVREESYFEQHLDSYEQTPRQVGAKGGNVGKLDGSVAWKDISRMLSYRGSQLWDEGGAFGLW
- a CDS encoding alcohol dehydrogenase; translated protein: MKNSFPGNKRKRGLLSLYDGVAVQNRVGPLIAVIILASASSRAADWPQYRGANHDGTSTDPIRSNWAQEPPREIWKVPLGHGLSSFSIGGGRAFTLVNRRAGGAEQEFCVALDAATGRELWATPLDVADYPNGGVGSDDGPRSTPSVDGDRVYVLTSYLHLACLEAATGRIVWDKYLEREFGSVFIPWQNAASPLIEGDLVLVNSNGRQNEHLLAFRKQDGSLAWKGQSDGLTQATPVAATINGVRQAIFFAQSGLVAVAPETGSVLWRHALRYNGTSVAASPVVAGDRVYASRAYPGFSARAGAVTVSVTPSGSIFSATPLWSKPNQLMNHWATPVHFNGHLYGMFGQDNLALKCVELATGTEKWSVSGFGYGSVLVADGKILATSANGWLVLVDPNPNSYTELGRYRALDGKTWNVPALSNGRIYFRSTTEGACIDAAGKAPSISRLKLNPAFSGQNGVFRMSIASEDGSPLDPGRAAKIDVLTIDGINAGANNWTKLTISPTVENGQLRFEVPIEPTQTRRYFKAQERP